One genomic window of Stieleria sp. JC731 includes the following:
- a CDS encoding serine/threonine protein kinase, with translation MKIDSTRLATLAEIESSVSATGDQHEVQLQALLERYTIGIEQQPSFDREQWLQQACLENPAIEDDLVEAAKQVDALIQLSGRPLGLQSSMPSIAGFTLIRQLGTGGTGVVYEAIEDELQRRVALKLIAGVWDQTTKSHARFMIEAQAAARLNHPHIVPIYRIGEGDQLGASRFLAMQLVEGGSLSHYLKHQRPSCDQAVGWMIDVADAISHAHECGVIHRDIKPGNLMLDLQHQIKVTDFGLARLQSTRNGAVESNALTEPGDCVGTLAYMSPQQAAGEPLDERTDVYSLGLTLFELLVGRRALEGETYHELMRSRQKAFCFSARSIDPRVPKGLDRIVSKATMAELGDRYQSASDFAEDLRRFQRGETVLAASPSVLSRARCWLIRHRRIASFAAMGVLLVTLVSWALAAKLAVANRDVQQALDLSQQDLQRSEEILDRFGILAADDLRNIEGAQAVRLELLRSALTYYEQLTDRIGERIDEHPELVQRKGMAHFKAAQILDEIGADQQASGGYRSAIKYFESVPSPPVSVQRAIGISLNNLAVIEAESGQFEKAGWLYQESVQSQASLMQSDQPFEGSLDLASTYGNAAVLMIDSGQQATAKQHLQAGLAVLEDSEWSDDDATKIRSMLLSQMVYLADGGSSADAIDTSSKIIASLQELLQRTSKQDQALRHIEVCRLLATALSNHASLHSGHPEQVVAYLNASEQQLASIATLMDLNPSFLAQWATIVNNLGRAQVVKGDIEQGLAAFERSKTMLAKLCDAVPSAIHYRTSLAGVLFNLGQANISLGSLNAAAQSLEESLTLQQSTRQIDRNADPILVHSRDELIQQTELELKNVRQQIIKRAE, from the coding sequence GTGAAGATTGATTCGACGCGTTTGGCAACCTTGGCTGAAATCGAATCCTCGGTTTCGGCAACTGGCGATCAGCACGAAGTTCAGCTGCAGGCGTTGCTTGAACGGTACACCATCGGTATTGAGCAGCAGCCAAGCTTTGATCGAGAGCAATGGCTACAGCAAGCCTGTCTGGAAAATCCAGCGATTGAAGACGATTTGGTTGAGGCGGCAAAGCAAGTCGACGCGTTGATTCAGTTGTCGGGGCGTCCGTTGGGACTGCAAAGTTCGATGCCTTCGATTGCCGGGTTCACGCTGATCCGTCAATTGGGGACGGGCGGAACCGGGGTGGTGTATGAGGCAATTGAGGATGAGTTGCAGCGTCGTGTCGCATTGAAGCTAATCGCTGGCGTGTGGGATCAAACGACTAAGTCACATGCTCGCTTTATGATCGAAGCTCAGGCAGCAGCGAGGTTGAATCATCCCCATATCGTTCCCATCTATCGAATCGGTGAAGGGGATCAGCTGGGAGCCAGTCGGTTTTTGGCAATGCAGTTGGTTGAAGGTGGATCGCTAAGTCACTATCTGAAGCACCAACGGCCGTCCTGTGACCAAGCCGTCGGATGGATGATCGATGTAGCGGATGCGATCAGCCATGCCCACGAATGCGGTGTAATCCACCGGGATATCAAGCCGGGAAATTTGATGCTCGATCTCCAGCATCAGATCAAGGTCACCGATTTCGGATTGGCGCGATTGCAGTCGACTAGAAACGGTGCCGTAGAATCGAACGCGTTGACAGAGCCCGGTGATTGCGTTGGCACCCTTGCGTACATGAGTCCTCAGCAGGCAGCCGGTGAGCCGCTGGATGAACGCACCGATGTCTATTCGTTGGGATTGACGCTGTTCGAATTATTGGTCGGTCGCCGCGCCTTGGAGGGTGAGACTTATCACGAATTGATGCGATCGCGTCAGAAGGCGTTCTGCTTTTCTGCGCGTTCGATTGATCCGAGGGTACCGAAGGGTTTGGATCGAATCGTTTCAAAGGCGACGATGGCGGAGCTTGGTGATCGCTACCAGAGTGCCAGCGATTTTGCCGAGGATCTCAGAAGATTCCAGCGGGGCGAAACGGTCTTGGCCGCCTCGCCTTCGGTCCTCAGTCGAGCCAGGTGTTGGTTGATTCGCCATCGCCGTATCGCGTCTTTCGCTGCGATGGGTGTTCTGTTGGTGACGCTTGTTTCGTGGGCTTTGGCGGCGAAGCTTGCAGTTGCCAACCGTGACGTGCAACAAGCCTTGGATCTTTCCCAGCAAGACTTGCAGCGCTCAGAAGAAATTCTCGATCGATTTGGAATCCTCGCTGCTGATGACCTCCGGAATATTGAGGGGGCACAAGCGGTGCGTTTGGAATTGCTGCGTTCGGCGTTGACCTACTACGAGCAATTGACCGATCGGATTGGCGAACGGATCGATGAGCATCCCGAGTTGGTTCAACGCAAGGGTATGGCCCATTTCAAAGCCGCGCAGATTTTGGATGAAATCGGAGCGGATCAGCAGGCCTCTGGCGGCTATCGAAGCGCGATCAAATATTTCGAATCGGTTCCGAGTCCTCCGGTCTCCGTTCAACGCGCCATCGGAATCAGTCTTAATAACTTAGCGGTGATCGAAGCCGAATCCGGCCAGTTTGAAAAAGCCGGTTGGTTGTATCAAGAAAGCGTGCAGTCGCAGGCGTCGCTGATGCAAAGTGACCAACCCTTCGAAGGTTCGCTTGATCTGGCAAGTACGTATGGCAATGCGGCGGTGCTGATGATCGATTCTGGGCAGCAAGCGACTGCCAAGCAGCATTTGCAAGCGGGTTTAGCGGTCCTGGAGGACAGCGAATGGAGCGACGATGATGCTACGAAAATTCGATCTATGTTGCTCAGTCAAATGGTGTATTTGGCCGATGGAGGTTCCTCTGCCGACGCCATCGATACCAGCAGCAAGATCATCGCATCACTTCAGGAGCTACTACAGCGAACGTCAAAGCAGGATCAAGCTTTGCGGCATATCGAAGTCTGCCGACTGTTGGCAACCGCGTTGTCCAATCATGCCTCGTTGCATTCGGGGCATCCCGAGCAAGTCGTCGCGTATTTGAATGCTTCTGAACAGCAGCTGGCATCGATCGCCACGTTGATGGACCTCAATCCAAGTTTTCTGGCTCAGTGGGCGACGATCGTCAACAATCTTGGCAGGGCGCAGGTGGTTAAAGGTGACATCGAACAAGGCCTTGCTGCGTTTGAACGATCCAAAACAATGCTTGCCAAGTTGTGTGATGCCGTTCCATCTGCAATTCACTATCGGACATCATTGGCAGGTGTCCTTTTCAATCTAGGCCAAGCAAACATTAGCCTAGGGAGCCTCAATGCGGCTGCGCAATCTTTAGAAGAATCGTTGACGCTTCAACAGTCGACTCGTCAAATCGATCGGAACGCAGACCCGATCCTGGTGCATTCACGAGACGAACTAATCCAACAGACCGAACTTGAGCTGAAAAACGTTCGGCAGCAAATCATCAAGAGAGCAGAATGA
- a CDS encoding dockerin type I domain-containing protein yields MKLFSKRHQKIRRQRQKTFQTLESRRLLAADSAWQSPWSNPLNPNDVNGDQEVTPRDALAVINRIAKTSSDDAIEAKVRPPILDGAMTFGDVNSDRQITPIDALNVINAIASDVADGESPSTLQTSFEEQVDLVFTEDFSRTASQLSAQHPRQQFRLTATRDNVAVDLLSLQDESLAELRVLDEFGDEVISTATTPGRSRYEGIKFPSVPGRTYYVVTSLNPERADSFSFTLDVMQFDLGQWPGVVISDDPALEWTNARGLDSDLGNDRHSDHPSEGTVMRPFERQIAFQSNIDQAGDADWLRIQTVRDSMSFWVSGQDGQPMSVDVFDTDLNPIEAIRPVEHVTSTFYGVYPTPRQSELLVRIQSDANSIGEYHATIRDVGSNEIANGPSIETGLEDIVGDTLETASDIAMTAPTLQIDHRLEEPGDVDIFRIPNALPGSLIATGVTGIEVDLLNHKGEVIPRSEMLIGRQLSYDVGYYDAPIVDQTDDDAKAVYVRVLSSENAIGRYQLSFAFSGQIPEVPAGFDPVDPFAAGNNPDSAFGFDQHGPDPDSATELTGANPISVISHLDTSEDIDTFSISGYAGKVSFSLSVYSQTDLGINLRLTDFLGNEITPDRFYQDDHVVGMALVDYEIPEYTDASGNPHTRVYVSVSSDNGSTGQYAVVSLKGSSYSIIGVDDHASSFEQATVVEPLITNRNVTGQFDEPTDRDAFRFTATSDQILIEMRRLADRLAMSGQGTFALYDEDGNEVVASVVEEQPTSGILDRIAKTYPLAIGSDYVVVFYNQQEDLIGSYQATLSPLGNVLDSIDTSSAQEILIPEGESVTESISGELQEPGDLHLYRLTTTAYLVETDFIEGVIDANPNDDVKFSLYREHDGTLMEVARPNYGLATFLPDSALAGVGSYVLGVELPSGSPHSNAAYRIDLKFRGVRVSNAQDVGNSIEDASHLTPYSGDGESLVYSEKLELNGTSDVDVFAVKPTNSTLGVRLIGYGPDWRLMLDNATTVSEVMNLVLVSSSGEVVSAISTETVSVPWGEEYQLQFDVEAEQTYYLKVSQNLDRWVTIPMLVQWQ; encoded by the coding sequence ATGAAACTGTTTTCGAAACGCCACCAGAAAATCAGACGCCAAAGGCAAAAAACGTTCCAGACTCTTGAATCACGCAGACTGTTGGCTGCTGATTCAGCCTGGCAGAGTCCATGGTCCAATCCGCTAAATCCAAACGATGTTAACGGCGACCAGGAGGTCACTCCTCGTGATGCATTGGCGGTGATCAACCGTATCGCGAAGACATCATCGGATGATGCGATCGAAGCGAAGGTAAGGCCACCGATCCTTGACGGGGCGATGACGTTTGGTGATGTAAACAGCGATCGCCAAATCACTCCCATCGACGCTTTGAATGTGATCAATGCGATTGCGAGCGACGTCGCGGACGGGGAGTCGCCAAGCACCTTGCAGACCTCGTTTGAGGAGCAAGTCGATTTAGTCTTTACGGAAGATTTTTCACGTACAGCGTCTCAGCTAAGCGCTCAGCATCCACGGCAGCAGTTCCGGCTAACCGCCACACGCGACAATGTGGCTGTCGATCTGTTGAGTCTTCAAGATGAGTCACTCGCGGAACTTCGAGTGCTTGATGAGTTTGGGGACGAGGTCATCTCTACCGCGACCACTCCCGGGCGTAGTCGGTACGAAGGGATCAAGTTTCCATCGGTTCCGGGGCGAACGTACTATGTCGTCACATCATTGAACCCCGAGCGGGCAGACAGCTTCTCGTTCACATTGGACGTGATGCAGTTCGATCTTGGGCAGTGGCCCGGAGTGGTGATCTCGGATGATCCAGCCTTAGAGTGGACTAATGCGAGGGGATTGGATTCAGACTTGGGGAATGATCGCCATTCCGATCATCCGTCTGAAGGGACGGTGATGAGGCCCTTTGAGCGACAGATCGCGTTTCAGTCGAATATTGACCAAGCTGGTGATGCGGATTGGCTGCGAATTCAAACGGTTCGAGACTCGATGTCGTTTTGGGTAAGCGGGCAAGACGGCCAGCCGATGTCGGTCGATGTGTTCGATACCGATTTGAATCCCATCGAAGCGATCCGTCCGGTCGAGCATGTGACATCAACGTTCTATGGTGTCTATCCGACTCCTCGACAAAGCGAATTGCTTGTTCGTATTCAAAGTGATGCGAATTCGATTGGAGAGTATCACGCCACGATCCGAGACGTGGGAAGCAATGAGATTGCAAACGGTCCGTCGATCGAAACTGGATTAGAGGATATCGTTGGCGATACTTTGGAAACGGCTTCCGACATTGCCATGACGGCTCCAACACTGCAGATCGATCATCGACTCGAAGAGCCAGGGGATGTTGATATCTTTCGCATTCCAAATGCACTGCCGGGAAGCTTGATTGCGACGGGAGTGACAGGGATTGAAGTTGATCTTCTAAATCACAAGGGCGAGGTGATTCCGCGTTCTGAGATGCTGATCGGACGCCAGTTGTCCTATGACGTTGGATACTACGACGCACCGATCGTTGATCAGACCGATGATGACGCGAAAGCCGTCTATGTCCGTGTTTTGTCATCAGAGAACGCGATCGGAAGGTATCAATTATCGTTTGCATTTTCTGGACAGATTCCAGAGGTGCCTGCGGGATTCGATCCTGTGGATCCGTTCGCGGCTGGAAACAATCCAGATTCTGCATTTGGGTTCGACCAGCATGGTCCAGATCCGGATTCTGCTACCGAATTGACTGGTGCAAACCCAATTTCGGTCATCTCGCATTTGGACACGTCCGAAGACATCGACACCTTTTCCATTTCAGGTTATGCGGGCAAGGTCAGTTTCTCGCTGTCGGTGTATAGTCAGACTGACCTAGGGATCAATCTGCGGTTAACTGATTTTCTTGGCAACGAAATCACGCCCGATCGCTTTTACCAGGACGATCATGTTGTCGGTATGGCATTGGTCGACTATGAGATTCCCGAATATACCGATGCATCTGGAAACCCGCATACACGTGTCTATGTCAGCGTTTCGTCCGACAACGGATCGACCGGGCAATATGCGGTTGTGAGTTTGAAAGGCAGTTCCTATTCGATCATCGGTGTTGATGACCATGCGTCAAGCTTTGAACAAGCGACTGTGGTTGAACCGTTAATCACCAACCGAAATGTGACTGGGCAGTTCGATGAACCGACTGATCGTGATGCGTTTCGATTCACGGCAACGTCAGACCAAATCCTGATCGAGATGCGTCGTTTGGCGGATCGACTGGCAATGTCGGGCCAAGGCACTTTTGCCTTGTACGATGAAGACGGCAATGAGGTTGTTGCGAGCGTTGTCGAAGAGCAACCGACATCCGGGATCCTCGATCGTATCGCAAAGACCTATCCACTCGCGATTGGATCTGACTACGTGGTTGTTTTCTACAATCAGCAGGAGGATCTGATCGGATCATACCAAGCAACTTTGTCTCCATTGGGGAACGTGCTGGACAGCATTGATACGTCATCGGCACAGGAGATTTTGATCCCTGAAGGTGAAAGCGTCACCGAATCGATTTCCGGTGAACTTCAGGAGCCTGGTGACCTGCATCTTTATCGATTGACGACAACGGCCTACCTCGTCGAGACAGATTTCATTGAAGGCGTGATCGATGCGAATCCTAATGACGATGTAAAGTTCTCGCTCTATCGCGAGCATGATGGCACTTTGATGGAAGTCGCCAGACCGAATTATGGTCTGGCCACGTTCTTGCCCGATTCGGCTTTGGCAGGAGTGGGGAGCTATGTGTTGGGCGTTGAACTGCCCAGTGGTTCGCCACACAGCAATGCTGCCTACCGTATCGATCTGAAATTCAGAGGCGTGAGGGTCAGCAATGCACAGGATGTAGGGAATTCCATCGAAGATGCTTCTCACCTGACGCCGTACTCCGGCGATGGAGAGTCGCTTGTGTATTCCGAAAAGCTAGAACTGAACGGAACGTCGGATGTCGACGTTTTCGCCGTGAAGCCGACCAATTCAACACTTGGTGTGCGGTTGATCGGATACGGTCCAGACTGGCGTTTGATGCTGGATAATGCCACAACGGTCAGTGAAGTGATGAATCTTGTTCTGGTCTCTTCGTCTGGTGAAGTCGTCTCAGCAATTTCGACCGAGACAGTCTCCGTACCTTGGGGCGAGGAGTATCAGCTACAGTTCGATGTGGAGGCCGAGCAAACCTATTACCTCAAGGTTTCGCAGAACCTTGATCGTTGGGTTACGATTCCCATGCTTGTTCAGTGGCAGTAG
- a CDS encoding sulfatase, producing the protein MRQLHLFALLLFCVSCLTTAHAQEAKKPNVLFIAVDDLNHWVGYMDRNPQARTPNFDRLAKMGLAFTNAYCAVPACEPSRCALMSGRRPWVSGCYRNGDKWKQYQKSGEGLSAQFLKAGYHVAGAGKIYHSMAYYESEWSEYMSRDGLSQNGPGVQKMDGYHDDKQHPDLKDEDIIDWHTTNFCIDQLNREHDKPFFIACGLYKPHLPFVAPRKYYEDFPLDSIQLPPHLDDDLSDIPPAGVRMAGPQGDHAKFLKSGRWKAAIQSYLATCAYTDMNLGRLLDAYEKSPERDHTILVLWTDHGWSLGEKEHWRKFALWEEPTRTPMIWVVPGVTKANTRCDATVDHMNIYPTLCNLAGIQKPEHVTGYDMSELLRAPESQWDYPAITTHGYNNHAVRTSDFRYIRYDNGDEELYDSKSDPYEWANLAGKSEYAETKKQLAAWLPTKQKPAPRKKPK; encoded by the coding sequence ATGAGACAACTTCATTTGTTCGCGCTGCTGCTTTTCTGCGTCAGCTGTTTGACAACAGCCCATGCGCAAGAAGCAAAGAAACCCAACGTGCTATTCATCGCGGTTGATGACCTGAATCATTGGGTTGGCTATATGGACCGCAACCCGCAAGCTCGCACGCCGAACTTCGATCGATTGGCCAAGATGGGCTTGGCATTCACAAACGCCTATTGTGCTGTTCCTGCCTGTGAACCTTCCCGCTGTGCGTTAATGAGTGGCAGACGCCCATGGGTATCTGGCTGCTATCGCAATGGCGACAAATGGAAACAGTACCAGAAGTCCGGCGAAGGTCTTTCGGCTCAATTCTTGAAAGCCGGATACCATGTTGCCGGAGCTGGCAAGATCTATCACTCGATGGCCTACTACGAATCGGAATGGTCCGAGTACATGTCACGCGATGGGTTGTCGCAGAATGGTCCGGGCGTTCAAAAAATGGATGGCTATCACGATGATAAGCAACACCCAGACCTCAAAGACGAAGACATCATCGATTGGCACACCACCAACTTCTGTATCGACCAACTCAATCGCGAGCACGACAAACCGTTCTTCATCGCATGCGGGCTTTACAAACCGCACCTACCTTTCGTCGCACCACGCAAGTACTACGAAGACTTTCCGCTGGACTCCATCCAGCTGCCACCCCATCTTGATGATGATCTGTCCGACATTCCGCCCGCAGGTGTTCGCATGGCCGGACCTCAAGGCGACCACGCCAAGTTTCTAAAAAGTGGTCGCTGGAAGGCCGCGATCCAGTCCTACCTAGCGACGTGCGCCTACACCGACATGAATCTCGGAAGGTTGCTCGATGCCTATGAGAAAAGCCCCGAACGTGACCATACGATTTTGGTGCTTTGGACCGACCACGGTTGGTCGCTTGGCGAAAAAGAACATTGGCGCAAGTTCGCGCTTTGGGAAGAACCAACCCGCACACCCATGATTTGGGTTGTTCCCGGAGTCACGAAGGCAAATACCCGGTGCGATGCGACGGTCGATCATATGAATATCTATCCGACGCTTTGCAATCTTGCCGGCATCCAAAAGCCTGAACATGTTACGGGCTACGACATGAGCGAACTTTTACGTGCCCCGGAATCGCAATGGGATTACCCCGCGATCACTACACACGGCTACAACAACCACGCGGTCCGCACCAGCGACTTTCGATACATCCGATACGACAATGGTGACGAAGAGTTATACGATTCGAAATCCGACCCGTACGAATGGGCCAACCTAGCTGGCAAATCCGAATACGCCGAAACCAAAAAGCAGCTCGCGGCGTGGCTTCCAACGAAGCAAAAGCCAGCACCCCGCAAAAAGCCTAAATAA
- the cmk gene encoding (d)CMP kinase — MIVTIDGPAGAGKSSIAHQVATRLGFEFLDTGALYRAATLAAMRSEIELGDSQRLAEFVGQIDIRWQNKAVWLADEDVSEHIRTPEVTRSIRFLADVPDVRVELSGLQRQIASGRDIVTEGRDQGAEVFPDAECKIFLTASPMERAKRRMRQLAESGRYLSIEDVLAAQNQRDLEDRMRDIGRLRAADDAIIVNTDNMQPEQVLDRIVELAQERMPG; from the coding sequence TTGATCGTCACCATTGATGGCCCGGCCGGCGCCGGCAAAAGCAGTATCGCCCATCAAGTCGCCACACGACTTGGTTTTGAATTCTTGGATACCGGTGCCCTCTATCGCGCCGCGACCCTGGCCGCCATGCGATCGGAAATCGAATTGGGCGATTCTCAACGCCTTGCCGAATTCGTTGGCCAGATCGACATCCGCTGGCAAAACAAAGCCGTTTGGCTTGCCGATGAGGACGTTTCGGAACATATCCGCACCCCCGAAGTGACTCGGTCGATTCGCTTCCTTGCCGATGTCCCCGACGTCCGTGTCGAACTGTCTGGGCTACAACGGCAAATCGCTTCCGGCCGCGACATCGTCACCGAAGGCCGCGATCAAGGCGCCGAAGTCTTTCCCGATGCCGAATGTAAGATCTTCTTAACCGCGTCACCGATGGAACGTGCCAAACGACGTATGCGTCAACTTGCCGAATCGGGACGCTACCTTTCCATCGAAGACGTCTTGGCTGCGCAGAACCAACGCGACCTGGAAGACCGTATGCGTGATATCGGACGCCTACGTGCGGCTGACGACGCCATCATCGTCAACACCGATAATATGCAGCCCGAACAGGTGCTCGACAGGATTGTCGAACTGGCTCAGGAACGGATGCCGGGCTGA
- a CDS encoding YHYH protein, with product MAVLFVTASNAMAHEGHHHHDENTLITAIAGNPAGTFQSKVTITESNGVRIIKSNGLPSHATGQFPGPRNPNQIREQQYEFRVPLTPQPASRPKELKLGKFGVALNGVPIDPGAAEFWNRDFQSPWQYAVINGKIDLGLDMNSAHVQPGGEYHYHGRPADLIDQLHQQARKENKSMTLVGYAADGYPIYDCEIIGSDGKAKTLTASYRLKTGRRPSGSSGPGGRYDGTFIADWEYAHGKGDLDDFNGMWSKTPEYPEGTYIYVLTKEFPYVPRKFRGTPDDSFTLRGPGGPPGRPGSGRPGFGRPFAPPPFGPPPRRDR from the coding sequence GCGTCAAACGCCATGGCACATGAAGGCCATCACCATCATGACGAGAACACATTGATCACCGCAATCGCGGGGAACCCGGCAGGGACGTTTCAATCCAAAGTCACGATTACCGAAAGCAACGGCGTTCGCATTATCAAATCTAACGGCCTGCCCTCTCACGCGACCGGCCAATTTCCGGGCCCGCGAAATCCCAATCAAATTCGCGAACAACAATACGAATTCCGCGTGCCGCTAACGCCACAACCGGCCTCGCGTCCCAAAGAACTAAAGCTCGGCAAATTTGGCGTCGCATTGAACGGCGTCCCCATCGATCCTGGTGCGGCCGAATTTTGGAACCGCGATTTCCAAAGCCCTTGGCAATATGCAGTGATCAATGGAAAGATCGACCTCGGACTGGACATGAACAGCGCCCACGTCCAACCCGGCGGCGAATACCACTACCACGGTCGACCAGCGGATCTTATCGATCAGCTCCATCAACAAGCTCGCAAGGAAAATAAGTCCATGACGCTCGTTGGCTATGCTGCCGATGGCTATCCGATTTACGATTGCGAAATCATTGGAAGCGATGGCAAAGCGAAAACACTCACCGCCAGCTATCGTCTAAAGACAGGTCGACGGCCTAGCGGTAGCAGTGGGCCAGGCGGACGCTATGACGGTACCTTCATCGCCGACTGGGAATACGCCCATGGCAAAGGCGACCTTGATGATTTCAACGGGATGTGGAGTAAAACGCCTGAGTATCCTGAGGGCACTTATATCTACGTCCTGACCAAAGAGTTTCCATACGTACCACGTAAATTCCGCGGAACGCCAGACGACAGCTTCACACTGCGTGGTCCCGGTGGACCTCCCGGTCGCCCTGGTTCGGGCCGCCCAGGTTTCGGTAGGCCATTCGCACCTCCACCTTTCGGCCCGCCACCGCGACGCGATCGCTAA